TGTACGGCCGCGACGAGCCCGGCACAGATCGCGTGGGCCGGGTGCCCGGGATCCACGCCGGCCAGCATCTCGCGCACCCCGGCCAAGGAGTCATCGGCACCATACGGCAGCTCGGCCTCGAGGTGGACCGCCCCGGCGTCCGCCAGATGCCGCAGGGCCGGCCACGGATCACCGGTCAGCAGATCCGACATCCGCCGTACGCTCGTGGCCCCGTCACAGAGCTCGAAGACAGCCGCCTGATGCGGGGTGAGATCGATCGGCGGGTCCACCCGCAGCGCCGTCCGCGCGTCGGTGCTGCGTCGGCCCTGGTCGATGCTCAGCACCCGCAGCCTGCCCTCGTTCACCCGCGCACCCGGCACCGGCCGCGGGCACAGGTGCTCGCGCAGCAGCGGGTCGCCGAAGATCGTCCGGGCCACCGCCTCGGCGGCCCAGCGCGCTAGCCGCGTGTGCCGTTCCAGCCCGGCCGGGACCCAGCTGACACCGGTGTCACCGGTGGTCACCCGGGCCGTGGCGAGCGGCCCGAAGTGGCTGGTCGTGTCGTTCTTCGCGCAGACCCGCTGAAGGTAGCGGACCAGGGTCGCGATGTTGTTGCGGTCGTTCTTGCGGGCCGGCCGGCGACCCAGCTCCGGGTCATCCAGCCAGCCGATCAGCCGCGGGTAGGCCTGGTCGTTGGAGACCAGCAGCATGTCGCGCAGCTCCGGGGTGTTCCGGAACCGGTCGATCACCTTCTGTCCGGTGCGGTCGCAGCTTTCGGCGTACACCCGCTCAAGTTCCTGCTCCGCGTCCGCACGCCGCCGCAAGGCGGTCTCGAACTGCTCCAGAAGCGTCTGGAACCGGGGTGTCGGCGCCTCCGGGCGCGGGGTGTAGGCGCGGCGGCGGTGCATCGCGCGCAGGATGTGCCGGTCGGCGGTGTTGCCGGCGGACTGGCGCAGCAGTGGGTCGCCCGCCCGGCCGGCGAGTTCGTCCAGGGCCGCGTCGGCGGCGAGCCGTTCAGCGGCCGCGTCGGTGACGGCCTCGTCCCGCAGCCGGGTGAGCCAGTGGAAGGGGAAGCCGGCCAGGCGCATCACCGCCACCGACGCGGGCCGCCACGACAGCGAACCGGCCGGAGCCGAGGTCATGGTCATGGTCGTGGTCATCAGGTCTCCTTAAGGGCGGGTTCGCGGCCGGCCTCGTCCCGGGCGGCGGCGGCCGCCACCCGTTCCGGGTTTCGCATGGTCCGGGCGGCGAGGACGCGCAGCGGTGCGACCGCGACGACAAGGATGGCGCCGAGCACCAGCCATCCGACGCCGGCCATCCCGGTCACCAGGCCGGTCACGACGGCCGGGCCGACGGCCACCGCGATCGCCTCGGTGCTGGCCTGTACGCCCTGGTACTGCCCTTCGGCGTCACGCATCATCAGCCCGAGCGACAGCGCCCAGCGGGAGGCCACGTAGTACAGCTCGCCGACCACGTTGGCGCAGACGCCGAGCAGGATGACGACGGTGGCCAGCACCGGGTTCGAGGGCAGCGCAGCCAGGGCGAAGACGGCGCAGCTCGCCGCCAGCAGCAGGCCGGCGAAGCGGGCCGCACCGACGGCGCGCGGGATGCCGGTGACGCCCCGGGTCACCCGGACCTGGAAGGCGGCGATGAGGATCGAGCTGAGGGCCACCGCCACGGCGGCGACCCAGGCGCCGGCCGTGGTGTGCGTGGTGATCCACAGCGGCAGGCCGCTGGAGAGCATCGACCAGCAGAACGCCAGGACCGCCGTGGCCAGCATGATCGAGACGTACGGGAAGTCGCGGACCGCCTGGGTGCTGCCGTGCCGCCGGTCGGCCGGGACCGCCGGTACCCGCGGCACCCGCACGGTGAAGTAGGCCGTCACCAGGAACGTCGCCGCGTTGATCAGGACCGCCGCGAGATAGATCCATTCCCGGTCGACCGCCAGCACGATGGCACCGCCGGCCGCGCCGACGGCGTACGCGATGTGCTGCACCACCCGTGACTGGGCCAGCACCCGCAGCCGCTGCTCCTCGGGCATCAGCCCGTAGATGAGCGCCACCCGGATCCCGGCACCGGAGCTGCGGACCGCGTGGAAGCAGATGGTCACCAGCAGCAGTGACCAGAAGCCGGTGACGAAGACGTAGGCGGCCATGGCGAGCCCGCGGAGGACGATGACGACGCCCAGCACCTCGCGGGAGCCGTGCCGGTCGGCGAGTACGCCCATCGGGACGGCGGCCAGCAGGCCGACGGCTCCGCCGAGACCGACGGCGAGACCCATCTGCCCGGCGGGGATGTGCTGGACGTGGGTGAAGAAGATGGCCCAGATGCTGAACCAGAGACCGTCTCCGAATCCGTTGATCGCCTGTGCGGTGAGCAAGTGTGCGACCACTCGTGCGGGCTTCACGCGAGCCTCCTAGACGTCTTGGGCGACCGTTTCCAGCCGGGGCCGCATCACGCGGACGTAGTCGTCGGTACGGAGGGCGTAGGAGCGGTCGAGTGTCCCCGCGTTGAAGAAGATCTCGTCGTGGTGCAGCAGCGCGGGGTCGACGACCAGGTCGAGGTCGGGGTGGAAGGTGAACGGCGGGATCGCGCCGGACACGCTGCCGGTGAGCTGCTCGGCCACGTCCAGCGGGGCCACCGTGGCGCTGCGGCAACCGTAGAGATCCCGCACGGCGGCGATGTCGACCCGGCGGTCACCCGGCACGACGACGAGCACGTGCTGGCGGGTCTTGCCGGTGCGGACCCGTACGACGAGGCATTTCGCGGCGGCGTCGAGCGGGTGGCCGCGCAGCCGGGACGCCTTCTCGGTGTTCCCTTCGGGCGGGTGGTCGATCACCCGGTATCGGGCTTCGTGCTCGTCGAGCAGCGTGGTCAGCGATGAGGCCGAGGCGAAAGTCGAGTTCACCGTTTTCACTCTGCCGGGCGGCCGGGCGATCAGCTTCCGACGGAAGCGACAGTCGACTACGACTTTGGTAACAGTGCCTCCCCCGCCTTAGTGATAAATCAGCCGAATGATTGATGGTGATCTTTGTGATGGCTCTTCGGGCACCTAATGTCGGCCTTGGCGCCCGGCACCAGTACCTGATCAATCATCACCCCACGGGAGAACCATCGTGCGATTCCTCACCCTCGGTCCGCTCTCCATAAGCGACGAGAAGGCATACCCGATCAGCGCCGCGAAACACCGCGGGCTGCTCGCGATCCTGCTGATCAACGTGAACCGGGCCGTCACGGTCGCTCACCTCGTGGACGAGCTATGGCCCGACGATCCGCCGGTCACCGCACAGAACCTGGTGCGGCAGTACGTCTCGCACCTGCGCCGGTTCCTCACCGACGCGCTCGGCGACACGGTCGCCCTGCAGACGCACGCCGCCGGATACATGCTGGTCGTCGACCGGTCCACCCTCGACGTGGCGGAGTTCGAACGGCTCGGCCACGCGGCCCGCACCGAACTCGCGGCGGGCCGTCCCGACGAGGCGAAGTCGCTAATCGGCGCCGCCCTGCGGCTGTGGCGCGGCCAGGCCTACAGCGACGTCCCCGACGGCCCGTCGGTGACCGCCGAACGGGTACGCCTCGAGGAGTTGTACGCCGGGATGCTGGAACTCGAGGCCGAGTCCGATCTCGCGGCCGGCCGGGTCAGCCAGTCGATCAGTGAACTGACCTCGCTCACCGTCCGTTTCCCGCTGCACGAACGTCTGTACGTGCTGTTGATGCGAGCGCTGACCCGAGCCGGCCGCAAAGCCGACGCGCTGGCGGTCTACCGCGACGCCCGCGCCGTCCTGGTCGGCGAGGTGGGCCTGGAACCCGGACCCGAACTGCGCCGAGCCGAGCAGGAGGTCTTCGACGAACGGCCCGCCGCGGACACTGCGCCGGCCGGACCGCTGACGGTCCAGCCCGCCGTCGTACCGGCCCAGCTGCCCGCCCCGCTGCCCGACTTCGTCGGGCGTACCGACCTCATCGGCGCGGTGACCGGCACGGTCGAGGCCGGCCTGCGGGCCGAGAACGCCCCGGTGATCGTCCTGTCCGGACTCGGCGGGGTGGGCAAGACGGCCCTCGCCGTCCGGCTGGGCCACCAGCTGCGCGAGTCGTTCCCGGACGGCCAGATCTTCCTGCGGCTCACCGGCGCGCACCGCGAGCCGGTCGACCCGGCCGGTGCGCTCGGCCGGCTGCTCGAGGTCCTCGGCTGTCCACCGGCCGACCAGCCGGCCGGCCTGTGGGGCCGCCAGGACCGGTTCCGCAGCATCCTCGCCACCCGGCGGATCCTGCTGATCCTGGACGACGCCGCGGACGCCGACCAGGTCGGCAAGCTGCTGCCCGGCCGTACACCCGGCGCCGTGATGGTGACCAGCCGCGGCGGCATGGCCGAACTCGACGGCGCCCACCACATCCGGATCCCCGCCTTCGGTCCCGGCGAGGCGCTGTCGCTGCTGGGCAGGCTCGCCGGTCCGAACCGGACCGGCGCCGAGCCGACCGCGGCCCGGGCCATCGCCGACGCCTGCGGTCACCTTCCGCTGGCGGTCCGCGTCGCCGGCCTGCTCGCCGCCATGTCCCCCGGCCTCGCCCTGCGACATCTGGAGCAGCGGCTCAGCGGGGGCGCCGCGCTGGACGAACTGGTACTCGGCAACCTCGACGTGAAGCAGGTGGTCGGCGCCGCCTACGACCAGCTGCGTCCCGGCGACCGGCAGGTGCTGCGGCAACTGGCCTGTGACACCGCGGACGGCACGGGCAGGCCGGCCCCCACGAGCGGCTGGCGGCACGCCGTCGACCGGCTGGTCGACTCCGGCATGCTCGAGATGGTCCCGGCCGGTCACACCGGCTTCGGGTTCCGTTGTCCCGAGCTGCTGCGCCGCTACGTCCAGCGCTGCACCGAACCGTCGATGCGTTACACCAGCGGCGTGCCCGCCCCGGCCGCGGCACCCACCCGGCTGCGAATGGCCGTCTGAGCACGCCTCCCCCGGCATCACGCCCGCCACCGGACCGACCGGCGGCGGGCTTTTCGCGTCATCGGCCCGGCGACAACTACATCGCGGCTACAACGCCGTTCCGGTACGGCTAAAGGCGCCACTGACAGCGTGAGGAAGGACGTACTCCACGACGAGAGGCGGCAGCACATGTTCCGGGAAATGCTCAAATCGAAGATCCACCGGGCCACCGTGACCCAGGCCGATCTGCACTACGTGGGATCGGTGACGATCAGCGCCGAGCTGATGGAGGCGGCCGGCCTGCTTCCGAACGAGAAGGTGGACATCGTCGACATCAACAATGGCAACCGCCTGTCGACATACACCATCGAGGGACCGCGGGGCTCCGGCGTGATCGGCATCAACGGGGCGGCTGCCCGGCTGATCAGCCCCGGCGATCTGGTGATCGTCATCGGTTACGCCACCGTGCCGGACGCCGAGGCCGCCGATCTGAAGCCCAACATCGTCTTCGTCAACCAGGACAACCGCATCATCGGCCGCGGTCACGACCCGGCCGAGACCATCCCCGGGACCGAGACGATCCGCGGCGACCAGCTCGCGGGCCGGTACTGAGATGGCCGCCGTCGCCCAACCGCGGACCGGGTCCGCGAACGTGCTCACGCACTACTACGACGAACTAGGGCAGATCATGGGGTCGGTCCGGGCCGGCCGGGCCCCGCTGCCCACCGCCGGCGCCGGATTCGCCCCGGACTTCGCGCTGCCGCCGCTCACGTCCCGGCTCGAGCGGTACTTCTCCGCCGGCTCGATCACCACCGGCGACCTCGGCGAGTACCGCGGTGTCCGGTTGAGCCTGCTGAACCTGATGGGCAATCCGGGCACCCGTACCACCAAGACGCTGGCGTCGCTGCTGATGGTGGCGCGCGCGGTCGGCCACATCCAGCGGACCGGCGAGAACGTCATGATCGTCACCCCGTCCTCGGCGAACAAGGCCACCGCCCTGCGCGACGCCGTGCTGGGTGCGATCCGCAGCGGCCTGGTCACGCCCGACCAGCTGCGGATCGCCGTCGTGGTCCCGGAGGCGTCCCGGCCGAAGCTGTGGTCGTCGCCGCTGTCCACCGATCCGGAACTGGCCGCCCGCAACCCAGTCCTGGTGCTGCCCGGCGCCGACCGTTCGGCGGTCAAGACGCTGGCCGCGGGCCTGGTCGAACAGCACGCCGACACGGTGTACGCGCTGACCGGCACCCGCCTGTGGTACTCGCTGGACCTGGACAACTACCGCACCGCCGACGCGGCACGGGCCCTCTACGAGCGCGACTTCTGCCCGGCGCGGCCCGGCGAACGGCGACTGCACGCACACGCCGTGTCCAGCGCGTACGGCCTGCTCGGGCACCACCTGGGACACACCGCGATCGGGGCGGACGGCGATCCCCGCTACTTCCTGGTACAGCATCTCGACACCCCGGACATGGTGCTGAACCTGTACTTCGGGTCGGCCGAACGCGACCACCTGCCGGCCTATCGTTACGACGCCGCCGACGGCCTCTACCGGCAGGACGGCGACCTGCGGTTCCCGGTCACCACGTACCACCCCGACGAGATCCTCGACCCGACCTTCTACACACACCGGCCGCCGACCTCGGCCCGGATGAACGAACTGATCCGCACCGGCGGTGGCGGCGGAATCGTGGTGTCACTGCACGAATGCCTCCAGCGGTACCCGCTGCTGCGGTCCCGGCTCGGCGAGGCCGGCGTCCACCTGCCGGCGGACCCGCGCCGGCTGCGGGAGTGGTCGCTGGTCATGGCGGCGACCGGCGTGCTGAACGCGATCGACCGCGGCCTGATCAGCGACGACGAGGTGCTGCTGCACGGTTCGGGCAGCTACGGGCTGGACGACTACGTGCCCCTGCGCGACGACGCGGCGCGGACCGTCGAGCAGGCCTGCGACCTGCGTAAGGCCGTCTTCCACGCGGTCCTCGTCGGGGACGGGGACTAGGGCCCGGCGATGACTGAGCGAAGACGGGCGATCGTGGTCATCGGCACCGGCGCGTTCTCGCGGGCCCTGTGCCGGGCGCTGGCGGGGCTGACCCTGCCGCCCGGCACCGAGGTGCACGTCGTGGGACGTACCCCGGGGGCCGCGGTCGCCGTGTGCGAGGCGGCCCACGCGGCCTGGCCGGAGCCGGGCGCGCCGGCCTTCTACCCGGTCGACCTGCCGCTCAGCCCGGACATCGACGTTCGGTGGCTGCTGCGCGCGGTCCGCCCGCACACCGTGGTCGTGTGTGCCTCGCTCCAGTCACCGGCCGAGTTCCGGGCGTCGGACAGCGGCTGGGCGCGCCTGGTGCGTACCGCCGGTTTCGCCGTCACCCTGCCTCTGCAGGCGGCCCTGGCCGCGCCGATCGCGACCGCCTGCGCCGACGCGGACCCGCCGGTGACCATGGTGAACGCCTGCTTCCCCGACGCGGTCAACCCGACTCTGCGAGCCCGCGGCCTGCCGGTGCTGTGCGGGCTGGGCAACGTCGGCTCGCTGGCCGAGGCCGTCTACACCGGGCTCGGCGTCACCGATCCGGGCCGGGTGAAACTGTTCGCCCACCATGCGCACCTGCACGAACCGGCTGATCCCGAGCTGGAGGCCCGGTGCTGGCTCGACGACGAGCCGTACCCCGACGTCGGGGGCCTGTTGCGCCCGGTCCGCACCGGCTCGCGCACGGCCGTGAACGACGCCGGCGCGACCGTGTCGGCGGAGGTGGTCCGCACTCTCGCCGACGGCGGCCGGTGGATCGGGCATCTGCCCGGACCGCTGGGGCTGCCCGGCGGCTTCCCGGTCCAGTTGGAGGGCACCGCGCTGACCCTGCGGCTGCCGCCGGGCCCGTCCCTCGACGCCCACCTGTCCTGGACGCACCGGGTCGCCGTCCTCGACGGCGCCGACGTGGGTGTCGACGGCACCGTGCGGTTCGCGCCGCAGGCCACCGTCGCGCTCCGCGAGCATCTGCCCGACCTGCCCGCGACCTTGATGCCGCAAGAACTGCCGGAGATCTGCCGGCGCCTGCTCGACCTGCGCCACCGGCTCCGCTGACGACCGAGACCTTCCCGAGGAGACCTGATGTCCGCACCGACTCTGGCCGCTCGGCAGCGCGCGGCGCTGCCCGGCTGGGTGACCACCTACTACGACGATCCACTCACGATCCAGCGCGGCGAGGGCCGGCATGTCATCGACGCGGACGGCCGCCGCTACCTCGACTTCTTCGGTGGCATCCTGACCACCTCGGTGGGCTACGACGTGCCCGCGATCAGCGCCGCCGTACGCGCCCAGCTCGACACCGGCGTCGTGCACACCTCCACGCTGTACCTCATAGAATCCCAGGTACGCCTGGCCGAACGGGTGATCCGGCTCGCCGGGCTGCCGGACTCGGTGGCGTGTTTCGTCAACTCCGGCTCCGAGGCGAACGAGACGGCGCTGCTCGCGGCGCTGTGCCGCAACGGCAGCAACCACGTCGTGACGCTGGCGGACGGCTACCACGGGCGCACCATCGCGACCGGCGCCGTGTCGTCGCTGCCGGGCTGGCAGCCGACCCCGCACGGGCCGTTCCGGGTGACGGTGGCCGCCAACGGGCGCCCCGGCCCGGACGGGCGGGTGCCGGCGGTGGGTGACTGCGTCGCCGACCTCGAACGGCGGCTCGACCAGGCCGGCGGCCCGGTCGCGGCGCTCATCGTCGAGCCGGTGCAGGGCCTGGCCGGTTTCCACGCCCCACCGCCGGGCCTGCTGCACAGATATCAGCAGGTGGTAGCCGCCCGGGGCGGGGTGTTGATCTGCGACGAGGTGCAGACCGGCTGGGGGCGTACCGGGCGGCACTGGTGGGGATACGAGGCGCACGGTGTGGTGCCGGACGCCGTCACCTTCGCCAAAGGGCTCGGCAACGGTTTCGCGATCGGCGGCGTGGTCGGCTCCCGTTCGCTGCTGGACAGCCTCGCCGGGCGGTCGATCTCGACGTTCGGCGGCAATCCGCTGGCCACCACCGCGGCCCTGGCCACCGTCGACCACCTGCTCGAACGGGACCTGCGCCGGTGCGCCGGCGAGATGGGCGCCCGGCTGCTCGACGGCCTGCGCGTACTGGCGCGCTCGCACGACATGGTTGGGGCGGTCCGCGGGCACGGGCTGATGCTCGCCGTGGAGATCACCGACCCGGTCACCGGCCGCCCGGACGCCGCGTCGGCCCGGCGAGTCCTCGCCGCCGCCCGCGACGCCGGCCTGCTCGTCGGCCTGGGCGGCGCCGCCGGGAACGTGCTGCGGCTGGCACCGCCGATGACGGTCACCGCCGAGGAGGCGGACACCGCGATCGGCCTGCTCGACGCCGCGCTGAACGCCGCCGGCACCCGGGTCCCGTTCGCATCACACGCCGTGCCCGCGGGCGCATGAGACACCGAGGACGTGCCATGTCGAACGACCGCGCGGAGAGGCTCGGCGACATGCTGAGCAGACTCTCCGAAGCAGATCGCACCAGTCTCCAGCGCTGCGCGGAGCGGCTGCTCGCCGCCCTGCCCAAGCCGCATCTACCCGACAACGTGGTCCTGGTCGCCTTCGGCGGCGGCAAGGACAGCTCCTACAGCGTGTTCTTCGTCCGTGCCATGCAGCTGTGGCTGTGGCGTCAGCACGGTGCCACCTTCGCCCTGCGCGTGGTGACCAACCGGCAGGCCGGGATGCCCGCCGCCGTGATGGCCAACATCGACCGTGTCTACCAGGCCCTGGGTCTGCACGACGACCCGGACTGCCAGCTACTGCTGGTCGACGCCGACGACATCCGCGGCTTCACCGCGGACGCGCCGCACTCCGCGGCGATGCTGGACCGCAACCGGCTCGACGTCCTGCTCACCGGCCACCGGACGGCGGCGGACGCACGGCCCACGTTCTGCAACGCCTGCAACCTGAGCATGGTCAACGCCTTCGGCCTGGCCGCGGGCCACGACGGCGGGGTCGACGTGATCATCACTGGGGACTCGCGGCAGGAGCAGCGGGCGTACGCGGTGTGGGTCAACCGGCTGGCACGACGGTTCGGCGGCGCGCGCCGCGGCGGGGGCGGTACGGGCTTCGGTGGCTTCCTGACCTCACTCGACGCCGTCTCGCAGGTCTACTTCGCGGAGATCCACGGCCCCGGGCCGGCCGTCGAGGAACGGCGGATCACTTCGGCCGTACCCCCGGCCCTGTTGTTCTTCTCCATCTATGACGAGACCGAGTACGCGTCGGGCAGCCACTGGCAGCTGCTGACCGAGTTCCTCGGCTTCCGCTTCGACGAGCTGGCCTTCAGCTTCACCGAGTCGGACTGCGCCAACCCCGCCCTGATGGCCCACCTGCGTGGCCTCAAGGCGGAACGGATGTTCGGGCGCGACTACGCCGAAGGGCTGGCCGAGTACGCCGAGTTCGCCGTCGGCCTGATGCGCCGCAAGGAGTTCCCGGACCTGCTGGTCGACATGATGACCGAGCGGTATCACGGCGACGGGGCGGCCGCCCGGCTGCGGCGCCGGATCAACGAGTTCGCCTGGGAGTCCTACCGGCTGCGCGAAGAACAGCTCGTGTGCATGGTGTACGCGCCGTTCGCCGGGTGCGGGGCCGGGCTGGACCGGTTCGTCACGCGGGAGCACCCGGCGTTCGCCGGGCGCCTGGCCCGGCTGCACGAGGTGCTGGCCGGGACCGGCGACGGCACCGCCGCGGACCGCGACTTCCTCACCGAGGTCAGCGGCCTGCCCCTGGACCGGCTGCGGCTGCTCTACCACGGCCCGGCTCCGGCGGCCGGCGATACCGGCGGCTCGATCCTCGCGGCGGTCCTGGACGGCGACCCGCACAAGGCCGTCATCACGACCCGTCACGCGTCGGCCGGGCCTCAGCTCACCGAGCTGATCTCGGGCCGGTGAGGGGCCGTCATGTGCCGCTTGATCGTGGCCACGGGTGACGTGCCGGTGCCGCGGATCGTGCGGGCGGCGGTCGCCATGAGCACCGGCCGTACCGCCGACCACGACGGCCCGATCACCCGCCACCCCAACGGCTGGGGCGCGGTGTGGGCCGATCCCGGCTCCCCCACCGGCCTGCGCAGTCACCGTGACGTACGGCCGATGGCCGACAGCTGGCACGAGGCGCCGTTCGCCGGCCTGCGTACCCCGGTGCTCGCCATCCACGTGCGGCACGCCACGCTGCCGCACAATCTGGGCGAGCCGTTCACCCATCCGCTGCACCGCCCGGACGGCCCGGTGCCCTGGTACTTCATGCACAACGGCTTCCTGCCGACGGTGTACCGCCACCTCGGCCTGGCCGCCTCGCGGTTCGACTCGGCGGAGTACTTCGACTACCTCGTACCGGCCGGCGCCACCGAACTCGTCGAGAGCGAGGCGCTGGCCCGGCTGCGGGCCATCGCGCCCGGTGGAAGCTCCGGCAACGCCATCGCGATGACGCCGACCCGGTCCTACGTGGTGCATTGGACCGCCGCCGGCAACGCGTACCCCCGCTATTTCGGCATGCACCGCCTGCGCCGGCCGGGCCTCGACGTCGTGTCGTCCGAGGTCATCCCGTCGCTCGCCGCACGACACCGCTGGCAGCCGCTGCCCCCGAACGTCGTGCTCGACCTACACGGAAGGAATCGGGAATCATGACCGAGAACGAGAACTGGACCCGCGTCGAGTGCGATGCCGGCGGCGGTCAGGCCGACCAGGACCTGCTGCGGCGGCTCATCGACGGCGACGTCGCGGTGGTGCGGTTGCGGGGCCTGCTGCCGGCCGCGGAGTTCGCCGCGAACCGGGAGCGGCTGCGCCGCATCTTCTCGGACGCCACCACGACGCGATACGTCAACGGCGCGCTCACCACGATCGGCCCCTACCTGGCGAAGTACCTGTCTCGCCCGGACGACTACTTCACCGCCGCGCGGGCCGCCGAGAACCGGCTCGACGAGGTCTCGTTCGACCTGAGCGCCCAGGTCCGGCAGGCCCTGACCAAGGAGTTCGGCCTGCACAGCCTGCGGCCCGCCGAGGAGCCGGACGGGCGCCGGTACGGCGACGCCGTGGTCCGTGTGCACGCCGACGGGGTGAGCAACCCCCTGCACAACGACAACATCATGCGCGACGCCCGGGACACCGGCCTGGCGCTGGCCGGTCTGCGTCACCAGCTGAGCTGCGTGGTCTGCGTAGAGGAGTGCGACGAAGGCGGTGAGCTGCGCATCTATCAGCGGTCATGGCGGCCCGAGGACGAGGCTTTCAAGATCGACGGCGGTCTCGGGTACGACGCCGGCGTGGTCGCCGGCGCACCGGTCCACACGTTCCGCCCGCGTGCCGAGGACGTCTACCTGATCAACCCGACCCATTACCACGAGATCGAACGCGTCCACGGCGCCGACCGGACCACTCTCGGCTTCTTCGTCGGCTTCCCCGGCGAGTCACTCACCGACGCCGTCGTCTGGGGGTGATCGGCGCACTACACCGGCACTGAACCGCGCGACCACACCGGCTGAACCGGCCGGCTCCAGAGTGGAACGCAAAGCCCCGTCAGACCTTGGAGGCCTCGTGTCATCGTCCCCGATCAGCATCCTGTCGCAGACCGACTTCAACGGCGACCCCCTCGACGAAGAGCTGCTGCAGCGCACCTTCCGGCAGCTCATGGACGAGCACGGCTACGTGCTCATGTGCAACGTGCCGGACTCCTTCGACCAGGTGAAGTTCTGCCGAGGGCTGGGCGGCTTCGTGCCCAACTACACCGGCGCCGTGGTCGGCGACGTGCGCCCCGAACCCGGCATGGACGACGTCTACCACGCCGGCAACACCCGCCCGCTCACCCCGCACAGCGAGGGCTACGACTTCACCGTCCTCCCGCCCCGCTACATCGCGCTGTGGTGCGTCACGCCCGCCAGCGGCCCGGGCGGCGAGACGACGCTGGCCGACACCGCGCCGTGGGTGGCCGAACTCGACGAGCGCGAGCGCGAGCTGCTCGAGGGCACCGAGTTCGAGTGGAAGACCACCGAGGGCGTCAACCGGCTCGGTCTCGACCTGCACACCAAGCACCCGGTGTTGGAACAGCACGCCGACGGCATGATCGTGCGGTTCTCCTGCAACAACCTGGTCCGGGCCGACGACGACGAGGTGGTGCCGCTGCAGGAGCGGTGGAAGGAAAACTTCTACCGCGACCAGATCAGCATCGACTACCACCCCAACGACATGCTGGTCTGGGACAACTGGCGGCTGCTGCACGCGCGTAACGCGTTCTCCGACCGGTCCCGGCACCTGCGCCGGATCCAGATCGCGAACTGAGGACCGGCGTGATGCGGATCGACGCATTCGTCCAGGTGGGTGCCACCCGTGACGGGCTGGACGCCTACCTGGACTGCGCCCGCCGCCGAGGGCTGCCGGCGGTCCTCGTCGAGACACCGGCGTACCTGCGGTGGCGGCGGGTCCTCGGGCGCCGGCCGTTCGACCTGGAGGTCGGCGTGACCGAACCGGGTGATCCGGAGCACGTACGCGCCGCCCTCGCCGCCCAGGGCCTGGCGCCGGTGCTGCTGCTGGCCGGTTTCGAACGGTACGCGCCGAGCGCATTCGCGGCCGCCCGAA
This window of the Actinoplanes oblitus genome carries:
- a CDS encoding MFS transporter, which encodes MKPARVVAHLLTAQAINGFGDGLWFSIWAIFFTHVQHIPAGQMGLAVGLGGAVGLLAAVPMGVLADRHGSREVLGVVIVLRGLAMAAYVFVTGFWSLLLVTICFHAVRSSGAGIRVALIYGLMPEEQRLRVLAQSRVVQHIAYAVGAAGGAIVLAVDREWIYLAAVLINAATFLVTAYFTVRVPRVPAVPADRRHGSTQAVRDFPYVSIMLATAVLAFCWSMLSSGLPLWITTHTTAGAWVAAVAVALSSILIAAFQVRVTRGVTGIPRAVGAARFAGLLLAASCAVFALAALPSNPVLATVVILLGVCANVVGELYYVASRWALSLGLMMRDAEGQYQGVQASTEAIAVAVGPAVVTGLVTGMAGVGWLVLGAILVVAVAPLRVLAARTMRNPERVAAAAARDEAGREPALKET
- a CDS encoding YbaK/EbsC family protein, giving the protein MNSTFASASSLTTLLDEHEARYRVIDHPPEGNTEKASRLRGHPLDAAAKCLVVRVRTGKTRQHVLVVVPGDRRVDIAAVRDLYGCRSATVAPLDVAEQLTGSVSGAIPPFTFHPDLDLVVDPALLHHDEIFFNAGTLDRSYALRTDDYVRVMRPRLETVAQDV
- a CDS encoding AfsR/SARP family transcriptional regulator, translated to MRFLTLGPLSISDEKAYPISAAKHRGLLAILLINVNRAVTVAHLVDELWPDDPPVTAQNLVRQYVSHLRRFLTDALGDTVALQTHAAGYMLVVDRSTLDVAEFERLGHAARTELAAGRPDEAKSLIGAALRLWRGQAYSDVPDGPSVTAERVRLEELYAGMLELEAESDLAAGRVSQSISELTSLTVRFPLHERLYVLLMRALTRAGRKADALAVYRDARAVLVGEVGLEPGPELRRAEQEVFDERPAADTAPAGPLTVQPAVVPAQLPAPLPDFVGRTDLIGAVTGTVEAGLRAENAPVIVLSGLGGVGKTALAVRLGHQLRESFPDGQIFLRLTGAHREPVDPAGALGRLLEVLGCPPADQPAGLWGRQDRFRSILATRRILLILDDAADADQVGKLLPGRTPGAVMVTSRGGMAELDGAHHIRIPAFGPGEALSLLGRLAGPNRTGAEPTAARAIADACGHLPLAVRVAGLLAAMSPGLALRHLEQRLSGGAALDELVLGNLDVKQVVGAAYDQLRPGDRQVLRQLACDTADGTGRPAPTSGWRHAVDRLVDSGMLEMVPAGHTGFGFRCPELLRRYVQRCTEPSMRYTSGVPAPAAAPTRLRMAV
- the panD gene encoding aspartate 1-decarboxylase; this translates as MFREMLKSKIHRATVTQADLHYVGSVTISAELMEAAGLLPNEKVDIVDINNGNRLSTYTIEGPRGSGVIGINGAAARLISPGDLVIVIGYATVPDAEAADLKPNIVFVNQDNRIIGRGHDPAETIPGTETIRGDQLAGRY
- a CDS encoding DUF6002 family protein → MAAVAQPRTGSANVLTHYYDELGQIMGSVRAGRAPLPTAGAGFAPDFALPPLTSRLERYFSAGSITTGDLGEYRGVRLSLLNLMGNPGTRTTKTLASLLMVARAVGHIQRTGENVMIVTPSSANKATALRDAVLGAIRSGLVTPDQLRIAVVVPEASRPKLWSSPLSTDPELAARNPVLVLPGADRSAVKTLAAGLVEQHADTVYALTGTRLWYSLDLDNYRTADAARALYERDFCPARPGERRLHAHAVSSAYGLLGHHLGHTAIGADGDPRYFLVQHLDTPDMVLNLYFGSAERDHLPAYRYDAADGLYRQDGDLRFPVTTYHPDEILDPTFYTHRPPTSARMNELIRTGGGGGIVVSLHECLQRYPLLRSRLGEAGVHLPADPRRLREWSLVMAATGVLNAIDRGLISDDEVLLHGSGSYGLDDYVPLRDDAARTVEQACDLRKAVFHAVLVGDGD
- a CDS encoding potassium transporter TrkA encodes the protein MTERRRAIVVIGTGAFSRALCRALAGLTLPPGTEVHVVGRTPGAAVAVCEAAHAAWPEPGAPAFYPVDLPLSPDIDVRWLLRAVRPHTVVVCASLQSPAEFRASDSGWARLVRTAGFAVTLPLQAALAAPIATACADADPPVTMVNACFPDAVNPTLRARGLPVLCGLGNVGSLAEAVYTGLGVTDPGRVKLFAHHAHLHEPADPELEARCWLDDEPYPDVGGLLRPVRTGSRTAVNDAGATVSAEVVRTLADGGRWIGHLPGPLGLPGGFPVQLEGTALTLRLPPGPSLDAHLSWTHRVAVLDGADVGVDGTVRFAPQATVALREHLPDLPATLMPQELPEICRRLLDLRHRLR